In Trachemys scripta elegans isolate TJP31775 chromosome 25, CAS_Tse_1.0, whole genome shotgun sequence, the sequence AATCCCTGTAAGACAACAAATGTCAGGTATCTATTGAAATAGTTGCAGAAAGATACTTATCACATTCAACACAGATTTCATTTTCTACACATTTGCAGCATCTCCCAAGGGGTGACCTGAACAGAAATGTCACTTCCATTTTTCCCATCTCTACCTAGAAAGGGATAGCATTTCCCAAATAACAGATGCACCTGATTAGAAAGGAGATATCTTCAGGAGCGACCTCCTGCAGGGCCTTGGCCACAACTGCTTTGGGGGCCAAATGCATGGGTATTTTGCTTAGTTACAAGTCATTTACTAGGGAATACTCTTCCCCACcctttagaaaaaatattgacCTAACCAACTGAATCCCTCTGCCCTCTTCCTGCTCTTTGTTATAGtccaatatattttaagtgaggagAACGGTAGTAAAAATATCTGCTCTCCAGCACAACCTGAAGCAACATGAGAACAACTGGGAATGAAACAATTTGTTCCCCAAGGGGAACTTGATGACTAACAATTGCTTTGAAATGGGGAGACAGTATAACCATGATGCTCAGGGTTTGTTTAGACTAGGAAAAGTCATGGAGTTTAGCTCAGGTCAAGGGGAAAGCTAATGCAACCACTGCACCTGGGCTGCATCTGCTCTACAACTATAATTGTCTTTTTACACCAAGATCACTTAAATGAGCAGCCAACGCCATGTACAGTCCTAGTGGATGtaaggcacaggtagtttttgcCTCAGTGTAGCTTGTTGGGATCaaacctctctcccccacctagAGCTGATGAACATTCCTGGCTGGAGGGACACACACTCCTATGATTCAAAAGGAAAGGAGTTGATAGAAAAGATCACAGGACGGACCCCAAAGAAGGTGAGCTGcaaaaggcagaagcaggcaaCTCATCTGGGGGAGCTGAGAGAACTCGGTGAAGATGGTGCAAAGATCACTATGTGCGAATTagcaaatgtgatttaaaaaaaaaaaaaaaaaatctttggccaGCCCTAATCAAGGCACATCTTACAGTTCTCTCCCATGTGGATTTTCTGATGTCGAGTAAGGACTGAACTAtaactgaagcttttcccgcactcagagcatgtgtagggtctctctcctgtgtggattctgtgATGTCTGCTAAGGGTAGAGCTCTgtttgaagcttttcccgcactcagagcatgtgtagggcatctctcctgtgtggattctctgatgtgtgatcaGGGCAgagctctgattgaagcttttcccacactcagagcatgtgtagggcgtcTCCCCCGTGTGGATTCGCTGATGTGAGATGAGGGCTGAACTAGCATTGAAGCGTTTCCCACACTCAAAGCATCCATAAGGTTTCTCACCCGTATGGATTCTCCTATGACTGATAAGGTGTGAGCTCCAATTGAAGCGTTTCCCACACTCAGGACATCCATAAGGTTTCTCATCCGTGTGGATAATCTGATGTGTGATCAGGGCAgagctctgattgaagcttttcccgcactcagagcatatGTAGGgcatctctcctgtgtggattcgctgATGTAAGATGAGGGCTGAACTACcaatgaagcttttcccacactcatggcATGTGTAGCGTGTCTTTTTCAAGTTGATTCTCTCACGTGTAATAAGGTCTGAGTGGCTACTGAAGTTTTCCTCTGGCCTCTGCTGAGTCTTACAGGCTTTTGCTTTTTCTGGGATTGCACAACTCCCGGAATCATTCTCTTTGGATCTTTCTGATAACGTCCCATGTGGTTCTActtgctcagcatcttcctgctggggattctcctcattctcactcaccatcccaaCACCTGATGGGAGACAGAGAAAATCCAGACACAGGTCACTCCGTGCTccagagagaaaggaaatctcagagaggaatggaaaaagggATGAACAAACCAAAATATGTGCGGGAGAGATCAAACCTATCAGGAGCTGATTATCCCCAAACCTTTCCcgagtggagagaggaagggatcaGTTCCGGGTATGTATCTCACCAGAACTCTTGGGGTAAGCAAGATTGGGGAGGGACCTGCTGCCAGTTGTCAATCAGGGTAGGTGGGAAGCCATGAGTGACATCTGCCTAATGATTCCACatctgtagggaacaatcctgaactTAGAGAGCTCACAAGGGCACCTCAAATGTTTCCTGTATTCACGGACAGTTTTTTTACTTAGTTTAACCAATTCCTCACCTGTGCAGGCAGCTCTCGGGAGCACTTTTTTCTCAGAGCCCTGGAGGTCTGGAACCCAcggctcttcccctcgttccagctgcgagatcacatcaggtttggaaactggaaaccctgctcaaagcaaagaaaataaggAAGGTCTCTGGAATTTGTGGGATACTTGTAAGAAGGACTATTCCATGGTTTTAACCCCAGCTCATTTTTAAGTAGTAACATCCCAAGGCCAGCTTCCTtggctcaaagtggcaggagagttattattattataaatcataTTCATAACCTTAGTGCCTAAGGGCCAACTAACagtgggtccccattgtgctaggcacagtacaagcCCAGAACAGTAGATGGCCCATGCCCTGAAGAATtttcaatctaaatagacaaaacagacacagaatgggggaaggggtagaacccACCAGCAGAGTGAACTATGTGAAGGCAGAGGGACAGATTTGATGAACAcagtgcatccaaagaagtgaggtttttactcacgaaagcttatgcccaaataaatccgttagtctttaaggtgccaccagactccttgttgtttttgtagatacagactaacacggctaccccgatactaGGCATCCATCTTGAGTCTATTGTATTGTTATGACTAGGGCCAGTGTTTTCCGGAAATTGCTGCTactactgctttcccccccctTCCCGAAATTACTCTTCATTTCTGGAATCGCCCTTCATATCCGGAATTGCTCCCTCATCATGCTATAGAGCGGACGGCGCTCGCACCTGCTCTCGGCTGCATCCACAGCACCTCTCCCCTGCTCATCTCCCCTGCACACAGCTGGTTCATGCCCCGTCTCCCCAGCACACAGCCGGCTCTAGGCTCTCAATGCCCAGTGTCTGggccccacctcccccacacagctggctcctgtcccctcctcccaatGCACTTTCATGCGATAAAGGATTATATATTGCTCATATTTGTCAATTACTCTGTTTTCATTGCCAGCAAACCCTGGCCCTACTTATGACTGTTATCTGTATATTTGAGCCAGCCCTTGAAAGCATGAATACTTCATAGACTATGATGCTGAGATGGGCCAGATGATACCAGGGAGGTCTGAAGGATGGATTTCCTGTGCAATCTGGTGTCACTAAGGGGTGATGAATGCCAAAGCTCAAGGTTGGTTATGCAGATCTCCCTCTTTTGAAGCTTTGCCCCATGCAGAAAAGGGCAGTGACTGATTTTTACCTGTTTCAGGACACTGAAGAAGACAGACTTTTTGGGGAGAAATAGCTGAGTTTCAGCTGACTGAGAGGGGTCTTTTCGGCTACGAACTGACATGACCTGATAACCAAGAGGTAAGCTTTTAAGGAAGGCTTTAATACACTTTGGAACTGATTAGGGATTCCCAAGAGGACTGATGAGGGTGCAATGGTGGTAAATACGCATTTAGattcttttcttgttttatattttttccccataaggCACACTGACACTGTCATGGATTCATAGGATCTGTGCAATGCCCTGGCTTATAAACAGTTCTTGGGAAGTGCCCCTTGAGTACATTAGACCCCCCAATGGGTCCCACTCTTCCACAAAGATAGGCCTGAGACTGAGCTTCTCGCTTCAACACTCCTATTTCAACCTGTGAGCtctgccagcaggtccagctgaaCGACACTCCTGTTCAGAGACTGTTCCTCATTCTACACACAGAGCAAGTTTTTACTGTAACACTGGGCAGACTTTTAAAACATAGCAGGGTTTATTAGTGAACCAAAACACAGCATTGGAAAGTCCTTAGATTAGCTCGGAGAAGCAAAGAAGACAATATAGTCCATACTGGCCAATGCCCTTGAGCCCTGATACtgtagaaaacattttattttcctttcactgTGGCTGTCCATTTGTCTATGCTCCGGTAGAGCTCCCTGCGTCTGCAAGCCCAGTTCTTCCTGCTCCCAAAAACATAACGAGTCCATGTATGCATCACTCAGCCAAGTGGAGATCCTCCCAGGGACAGGTGACAATTATTCCCTTGTCTCTGTCAGGTATTCCATTGATGTAGGGTGGTCCCAGCCTGTCCTTAATGACCCATTCATATCACACCATGACAGCTGTGTCACAAAACATCTCATGTCTCCTGCTCTTTCTAATCATAGCAATACCAATCACAGAGGAAAACTGAGGTGTGTATTGACATCATAGAAGTATGTttagcttggctaaacagtgaaatccttcgtacagatacagacagacatcatcttcctttccaaatgcaagcagatggacatcataccaaaaggactaaaggtaaaaaatccattacaatctacatatcacacagactatgctgagagactgtgtcacacactctcaaagaaactgcgaaaccacctgatcagcatcctatacagcaaacagggaaagattaagaatgagctctcagaactggatactctcataagaaaccaaccttccacacaaacttcctcgtggatagactttacaaaaactagacaagccatttacaagacaaactttgcctttCTACAAacgaaaaaggacactaaactatctaaactgctacatgccactagcagccacaacagtagttcccttaacccacccagcaatattgttaatctttccagctatactcttagcccagcagaagagtctgtcctatctcggggcctctccttttgtccctccagacccatgaatatgatacagttctgcggtgacctagaatcctactttcgacgtctccgactcaaagaatatttccaacatacctctgaacagcatactaacccacagaatcctccctaccagcactacaaaaaaaaggattctgcatggactcctccggacggtcgaaacaacagactggatttctacatagattgcttccgtcaacgtgcaaaggctgaaattgtggaaaagcaacatcacttgccacataacctcagccatgctgaacacaacgccatctacagcctcagaaacaaccctgacatcataatcaaaaaggctgacaaaggaggtgctgtcgtcatcatgaataaattggaatatgaccaggaggctgctagacagctctctaacaccacattctacaggccattatcctctgatcccactgaggattacctaaagaaactacaccatctgctaaaaaaactccctgacaaagcacaggaacaaatccgtacagacacatgcctagaaccccgaccaggggtattctatttgctacccaagatccataaacctggatatcctggacgccccatcatctcaggcattggcaccctaacatcaggcttgtctggttatgtagactctgtactaagaccctacgctaccagcactcccagctatcttcgagacaccactgacttcctgaggaaactacaatccatcggtgatcttccagaaaacaccatcctggccactatggacgtagaagccctctacaccaatattccacacaaagatggactacaagctatcaggaacagtatccctgataatgtcacagctaacctggtggctgaactttgtgattttgtcctcacccacaactatttcacatttggggacaatatataccttcaagtcagcggcactgctatgggtacccgcatggccccacaatatgccaacatttttatggctgacttagaacaacgcttccttagctctcgtcccctaacgcccctactctacttgcgctacattgatgacatcttcatcatctggacccatggaaaagaagcccttgaggaatttcaccatgatttcaataatttccatcccaccatcaacctcagcctagatcaatccacacaagcggtccatttcctggacactactgtgctaataagcgatggtcacatcaataccaccctataccggaaacctactgaccgctacacttacctacatgcctccagctttcatccaggacacaccacacgatccattgtctacagccaagctctaagatataaccgcatttgctccaatccctcggatagagacaagcacctacaagatctctatcaagcattcttaaaactacaatacccacctgctgaagtgaaaaaacagattgacagagccaaacgagtacccagaagtcacctcctacaagacaggcccaacaaagaaaataacagaacaccactagctgtcaccttcagcccccaactaaaacctctccagcgcatcatcagagatctacaacctatcctgaaagatgatcctttactctcacagatcttgggagacagacctgtcctcgcttacagacaaccccccaatctaaagcaaatactcaccagcaaccacacatcactgaacaaaaccactaacccaggaacctatccttgcaacaaagcccgatgtcaactctgtccacatatctattcaagtgacatcatcataggacctaatcacatcagccataccatcaggggctcgttcacctgcacatctaccaatgtgatatatgccatcatgtgccagcaatgcccctctgccatgtacattggccaaaccggacagtctctacgcaaaagaattaatggacacaaatctgacatcaggaatcaaaatactcaaaaaccagtgggagaacactttaacctgtctggtcattcagtgacagacctgcgggtggctatattacaacagaaaaacttcaaaaacagactccaaagagagactgcagagctagaattgatatgcaaactagacacaatcaactccggtttgaataaggactgggaatggctgagccattacaaacattgactctatctccccttgtaagtactctcacacctattatcaaactgtctgtactggcctagcttgattatcacttcaaaagttttttttcccttaattaattggcctctcagagttggtaagacaactcccacctgtttatgttctctgtatgtgtgtatatatatctcctcaatatatgttccattctatatgcatccgaagaagtgggctgtagtccacgaaagcttatgctctaataaatttgttagtctctaaggtgccacaagtactcctgttcttctttttttagtgaaatccttgctgatcttaaacacaaaaaagaagcttacaagaagtggaagattggacaaatgaccagggaggagtataaaaatattgctcgggcatgcaggagtgaaatcaggaaggccaaatcacacttggagttgcagctagcaagagatggtaagagtaacaagaagggtttcttcaggtatgttagcaacaagaagaaagtcaaggaaagtgtgggccccttactgaatgagggaggcaacctagtgaccgaggatgtggaaaacactaatgtactcaatgctttttttgcctctgtcagactgctgcactgggcagcacaatatggggagaaggtgaccagccctctgtggagaaagaagtggttcgggactatttagaaaaactggatgaacacaagtccatggggccggatgcgctgcatcccagggtgctaaaggagctggcggatgagattgcagagccattatttttgaaaactcatggcgatcgggggatgtcccagatgactggaaaaaggttaatgtagtgcccatctttaaaaaagggaaggaggaggatccggggaactacaggccagtcagcctcacctcagtccctggaaaaatcatggagcaggtcctcaaggaatcaattatgaaacatttagaggagaggaaagtgatcaggaagtcagcatggattcaccaaggggaagtcgtgcctgactaacctaattgccttctatgatgagataactaggtctgtggatgaggggaaagcagtggatgtgttattccttgactttagcaaagcttttgatacggtctcccacagtattcttgccgccaagttaaagaagtatgggctggataaatggactgtaaggtggatagaaagctggctagatcatcgggctcaacgggtagtgatcaatggctccatgtctagttggcagccggtttcaagtggagtgccccaagggtcggtcctggggccggttttgtttaatatctttattaatgatctggaggatggtgtggactgcactctcagcaagtttgcagatgacactaaactaggagacgtggtagatacgctagagggtagggatcggatacagagggacctagacaaattagaggattgggccaaaaaaaaacctgatgaggttcaacaaggacaagtgcagagtcctgcacttaggacggaagaatcccatgcactgctacagactagggaccgaatggctaggtagcagttctgcagaaaaggacctaggggtcacagtggacgagaagctggatatgagtcaacagtgtgctcttgttgccaagaaggctaacggcattttgggctgtataagtaggggcattgccagcagatcaaggaacgtgatcgttcccctttattcgacattggtgaggcctcatctggaatactgtgtccagttttgggccccaaaactacaagaaggatgtggaaaaattggaaagagtccaacggagggcaacaaaaatgattaggggtctggagcacatgatttatgaggagaggctgagggaactgggattgtttagtctccagaagagaagaatgaggggggatttgatagcagccttcaactacatgaaggggggttccaaagaggatggagctcggctgttctcagtggtggcagatgacagaacaaggagcaatggtctcaagttgcagtgggggaggtccaggttggatattaggaaacactatttcactaggaggatggtgaagcactggaatgcgttacctaggaaggtggtggagtctccttccttggaggtttttaaggcccggcttgacaaagccctggctgggatgatttagctgggaattggtcctgctttgagcaggggtttggactagatgacctcctgaggtcccttccaaccctgatattctatgattctattaccaAAATTCCCacctccatcacacacacactgctcacaGACcttagagagaaagcaaagcacaggaacTGGATGTTAGTCCAGTGAACGCAGTGGAGGACAAGCTTCAATCCTCAAACCCTGGTCAAAAAGGAGAGGTATGTGGGTCCCTACC encodes:
- the LOC117870056 gene encoding gastrula zinc finger protein XlCGF49.1-like, whose translation is MVSENEENPQQEDAEQVEPHGTLSERSKENDSGSCAIPEKAKACKTQQRPEENFSSHSDLITRERINLKKTRYTCHECGKSFIGSSALILHQRIHTGEMPYICSECGKSFNQSSALITHQIIHTDEKPYGCPECGKRFNWSSHLISHRRIHTGEKPYGCFECGKRFNASSALISHQRIHTGETPYTCSECGKSFNQSSALITHQRIHTGEMPYTCSECGKSFKQSSTLSRHHRIHTGERPYTCSECGKSFSYSSVLTRHQKIHMGENCKMCLD